The sequence below is a genomic window from Oreochromis aureus strain Israel breed Guangdong linkage group 12, ZZ_aureus, whole genome shotgun sequence.
CAGACTGGAGTGGACAATCCTGGACACCCCTTTATTAAGACTGTGGGAATGGTGGCTGGGGATGAGGAGACCTATGAGGTATGCGTTCAGATTTGCACGATGTTGATGTGGCTTCCATCCGAATAAAATGGGAAATTATATgtttgattcatttttattttaatcaggTGTTTGCTGAGCTTTTTGACCCTGTTATCAAGGATAGACACAATGGCTATGACCCTCGTACAATGAAGCACCCGACTGACCTGGACGCTTCCAAGGTTATACTTTCTTTTGTTCTCTGCATCACATCATCTTGAGCATCCATGAGTCCGTGTATCAACTCTTACATGCCTAAGATAACCTAAAGCTTTGTCGTCCTCAGATCACCTCAGGATTTTTTGATGAGCGCTACGTGTTGTCATCTCGTGTTCGTACCGGTCGCAGCATCCGTGGACTGAGTCTCCCCCCCGCATGCACGCGCTCCGAGCGCCGTGAAGTGGAGCGTGTGGTTGTGACGGCTCTGGCTGGCCTGAAGGGAGACTTGGCTGGTCGATACTACAGCCTGGGAGATATGACTGAAAGAGAGCAGCAACAGCTTATTGATGTTAGTGAAGATTTACACATTTTAAGAAGCaaggtttatttttctttttatcttgaTTTCTTTTGCTATCTAATGTCCCCGTGATTCCTGTGTCCCCATACTGGCCAATCAGGAGCACTTCCTGTTTGATAAGCCTGTGTCACCTCTGCTCACGGCAGCTGGGATGGCCAGAGATTGGCCTGATGCTCGTGGGATCTGGTAAGACTAGGAGTACAGTGAGCCTAGAAGGAATATAGTAGTTTTGTAGCTCAGTGACCTAGAAATCTAGTTTTTGGAGATATTTGAGTTAGAGATTTACTGAAGAATAGTATCCACTTGTTGGACACGTCCAGCTTCCAGGGTGCAGTCTCCATTAATGATAACTCAGTTTGCTTCCTGCagcttctctgtgtctgtgtgctctTCAAGAGGACAAGTTGATTAGAGAATGCACAACAGGTGTCCCAGTTACTCAAACTAAACTATTCCCACAGCACTCTACGCCACATCCCACCTGGAGCTGAGCTAAAATCTCAACCAGCCACACATGCATTGCAATTCTAAATTCTTTTCATCATTGATTTCATCATGTTATTTGCTGACGTACCACTTTGTTAGTTATAACAGATTGGTTTGGTTATACTGTCTAACATCAGGCACCATTAGGTATTAGCTGTCACTTTAAGAAAATTGCCAAATTCTGACAAAAGCATATAGTTTACTTACAAGGGATGATAATATGAGGAAAGGAAAGCATTTTAAGTAATATTATGTAATTTTCCagaaataatacaatataaaatgtcagtgattataatattatttatgcATTCTAGGAGTGAACCAGTGAGAGAGAGGCTCCACCAGTACACTATGATCAAACACTGGATACGTGATGTTATCCTGTCATATGTCTTTTAGTAAATAATGTTTTAGTTCCATTTCAACATATATAAAACACTTAACATTTATTCCAGAAAATCAATGAGAAGCAAGTAATCCatcaaagaaaataagagaaaacTAAAGAAGATATATCTAAGAGAAAGAATTagctaaaagagaaaaatagtAGTAAGCGAGACAGTGTAATTTTTTGATAaatcaaagaataaaaatgataaaaatagtAAAAGGCACCACTTTAGTTTTAAGGAAATAAGAgagttacttaaaaaaaacaacacagacaatgaatttgtatttatttattaagtcaGTTATGAACAAATGATTAAAATGAGTGAGTCTGTGTCATCTATTTTAACTATTCATTTAACTATAGTTTGGCTCCAGTGACTGAAATGTCAGCTTTCTGGTAGCATAAGTTCTAGTATtggctgatttattttttttttgtgtgtgtgtaaattttCCATCTTGCCACCTTATTTCTGCTACTCTTTTTCCaggatttttttcattcataaaTATAAAGTTCATAATACATATTTGTTAGTATTCTTAGACCTGTACTTATAGCTCcaataaaatcaaaatcagtcacttaaagtcaagacTTAATACCatattatgcttttttttttttttttaacttgaagcATCTTTACTTGCATCTTTCCTCGTCCTTTACAAACCTTAACACCATTTCCTTTTTTAAGAATGTCATTTTTCTCCCTCACATATGCTTTATTGATTGTTCTTATGTTGAATGTGACTGAAACTTATTAATATGTCCTGGTGTCTTAACAAGAATACCAAAATATAGTTTTGAACTGGAGTTTAATCCTTTCTTCTTGACACTCAGGCACAACAATGAGAAGAACTTCTTGATCTGGATCAATGAAGAGGATCACACAAGGGTCATATCCATGGAGAAGGGAGGAAACATGAAGAAAGTGTTTGAAAGATTCTGCAGAGGGCTGAAGCAGGTATGCACATCTCTTTATCTTTGAATTATTGTTGGTCCAGTGTGAATTTTTCAAGTGAAATGTTTATCCATCAATTCAATTTATCACAGTCTTTTTGTCATTTCTGCCTACAAGACTGTGAGTCTATAAACTAATCTATAGTAGAGTGACCAAAAATCAAGAAACAAAGACTCAGATTAATTCAGATCTCCGAACTAAGATTTTAGTTCAGAGATCTGAATTAAGATCtgagtatttattttaacttctAGGTTGAGCATCTAATTCAGGAGAGAGGATGGGAGTTCATGTGGAATGAGCGTCTGGGCTATATCCTCACCTGCCCCTCAAATCTTGGCACGGGACTCAGGGCTGGGGTGCATATTCGTCTGCCCCTCCTCAGTAAGGTAATTCATGAATCATAATGACAGTTCATCTCATGTTAActgcaaacacatgcacatgatGTCACGTATTCTTCTTGTATCTGACAGTAACTTGAAtttgtttggtgtttatgaTCTAGGATGCTCGCTTCAAAAAGATCCTGGATAATCTGAGACTACAGAAGAGAGGCACGGGAGGTGTTGACACAGCCGCTACCGGAGATACGTTTGACATCTCTAACCTTGACCGTCTGGGCAAGTCAGAGGTAAATCCTCAGGGAATGAAGACAACAGCTAAAGAAAGTAAAGCTCAAAAGTGAACAGCAGGCAGAGAGAAACCGAGTCAGACGGAGGAGAGCAGACATTTGTAGCACAACAGGTGTAAGCTTTGAATAACTGTACCCCATGCTGTTCTTTAATCTGTAATCCAGGCAGGGGTGTGCCAGTGAAGGTTAAATGGCTGCTGCTTCCTGAGCAGAACTTCTTTGCAGGCTTTGGCAAATGCTGTGAAAGGACCTTAGTGTGTAAGGTCAGGGCTATAGTGGGGTGCTGTGGTTACTTCCATTTGGGCCAAACAGGGCAAAGTTTGTAAATG
It includes:
- the LOC116328391 gene encoding creatine kinase U-type, mitochondrial-like, which translates into the protein MASSFTRVISGRNTAVMLAMGAGTLTSGYLLSDNMEAAERRRLYPPSADFPDLRKHNNCMASALTPGIYARLRDKTTPNNWTLDQCIQTGVDNPGHPFIKTVGMVAGDEETYEVFAELFDPVIKDRHNGYDPRTMKHPTDLDASKITSGFFDERYVLSSRVRTGRSIRGLSLPPACTRSERREVERVVVTALAGLKGDLAGRYYSLGDMTEREQQQLIDEHFLFDKPVSPLLTAAGMARDWPDARGIWHNNEKNFLIWINEEDHTRVISMEKGGNMKKVFERFCRGLKQVEHLIQERGWEFMWNERLGYILTCPSNLGTGLRAGVHIRLPLLSKDARFKKILDNLRLQKRGTGGVDTAATGDTFDISNLDRLGKSEVELVQLVIDGVNYLIECEKRLERGQDIKIPSPVPQFRK